A section of the Apodemus sylvaticus chromosome 10, mApoSyl1.1, whole genome shotgun sequence genome encodes:
- the Ppy gene encoding LOW QUALITY PROTEIN: pancreatic prohormone (The sequence of the model RefSeq protein was modified relative to this genomic sequence to represent the inferred CDS: deleted 1 base in 1 codon) — protein MAIAYCCLSLFLVSTWVALLLQPLQGAWGAPLEPMYPGDYATPEQMAQYETQLRKYINTLTRPRYGKRDEENTGGFPECSSPHAPVPRELSPEDL, from the exons ATGGCCATCGCATACTGCTGCCTCTCCCTGTTTCTCGTATCCACTTGGGTGGCTCTGCTGCTGCAGCCCCTGCAGGGTGCCTGGGGAGCCCCACTGGAGCCAATGTACCCAGGGGACTATGCGACACCGGAGCAGATGGCTCAATACGAAACTCAGCTCCGCAAATACATCAACACACTGACCAGGCCTAG GTACGGGAAGAGAGATGAGGAGAACACAGGTGGATTCCCT GAATGCAGCTCCCCCCATGCACCAGTCCCCCG GGAGCTCAGCCCAGAGGACTTGTAG